Proteins encoded by one window of Simiduia curdlanivorans:
- a CDS encoding copper chaperone PCu(A)C → MKNGFMFALLAFFTQVAVAEIQVTEAWAKESIPGTNTSALFATLYNTTRKPTELVKVVVEGVDKAELHTHNEQDGMMQMRRVDAIDIGARATVALAPGGFHVMLFQLKAPLKAGTDLAVEFHFSNGEQVAAVAKVVNPHQAGEHQHHH, encoded by the coding sequence ATGAAAAACGGTTTTATGTTTGCGCTGCTGGCGTTTTTTACCCAGGTCGCCGTTGCCGAAATACAGGTGACAGAGGCGTGGGCGAAAGAGTCTATCCCCGGCACTAACACCTCGGCGCTGTTTGCCACCCTCTATAACACCACGCGCAAGCCCACCGAGTTGGTCAAGGTGGTGGTTGAGGGCGTCGATAAGGCGGAGCTGCACACGCACAATGAGCAGGACGGCATGATGCAAATGCGTCGTGTGGATGCGATTGACATAGGGGCTCGGGCGACGGTGGCGTTGGCACCAGGGGGCTTTCATGTCATGTTGTTTCAATTAAAAGCCCCGCTAAAGGCCGGCACCGACCTTGCAGTAGAATTTCACTTCAGCAATGGCGAGCAAGTAGCGGCGGTTGCGAAAGTCGTAAACCCCCATCAGGCCGGCGAGCATCAACATCACCACTAG
- a CDS encoding bifunctional diguanylate cyclase/phosphodiesterase: protein MSLLRQLVIAITLLVMVLLAGNMIVSVVNARIYFFAQMNVHAQDTATALGFSISQAAQEKDAVLIGSMVDVIFDRGYYREISYRDLEGKTLVSRDVNLQVDDVPAWFIDLIEIPEPRGESEVINGWFRLGKIEVIAHTGLAYRDLWRVFREQLWLFLFTAVAAYGLAGVSLHFLLRPLKRVEKQADAICRREFPEQQRLPRTRELRSMVHAMNRMVEKIKDMFQEQLELTESLHRSSHVDFITGLSNRLDFDARLESFIKSELGGGEGALLLWQLSGMQKYNQTHGREAGDLLLRQIADVFKPLSTAWPGAIVSRRGGTDFCIFIPAIDRAQTVTLCEELVAKVQLISWPEGSLPLHLGVVHDQAVTLDSQLLSRADAALRVAQHQAEKGWHLQLTETVGARPAGEWRQLLERSLSEGQLALHYQPVFDLHNQLLHAEVLVRLKVDGQLQPAGSFLPMVERFALVDTLDRRVLEMLAQTFHQTQANYCVNLSPRTIALPQFRHWLKDFLSLNAELASRLFIEVSENVVLHSMDALRDLVAISNSAGAKVSLDHFGVTGKAFNYLQSLPLHSLKIDRSFITHLHNRQDNQFFVKSLAQIAHSCDMMLLAEGVETEQEWLQVKALGLDGAQGYYLGRPAAELP, encoded by the coding sequence AATTGGTCATTGCCATCACCCTCTTGGTGATGGTGTTGCTGGCCGGAAATATGATTGTCAGTGTGGTTAATGCGCGGATATATTTTTTCGCGCAAATGAACGTGCACGCGCAAGATACTGCGACGGCGCTTGGGTTTAGTATTTCCCAGGCCGCGCAGGAAAAAGATGCGGTGTTAATTGGTTCGATGGTCGATGTTATTTTTGATCGCGGTTATTACCGTGAAATTTCTTACCGCGATCTCGAGGGCAAGACGCTAGTGTCGCGCGACGTTAACTTGCAGGTGGACGATGTGCCCGCATGGTTTATCGACTTGATCGAGATTCCCGAGCCCAGGGGCGAGTCCGAAGTGATTAATGGTTGGTTCCGCTTGGGTAAAATCGAAGTGATTGCCCACACGGGGCTGGCCTATCGTGATCTATGGCGCGTGTTCCGCGAGCAGCTTTGGCTATTTCTGTTTACCGCAGTGGCAGCTTATGGTCTGGCCGGCGTGTCGTTGCACTTTCTACTGCGGCCATTAAAGCGCGTGGAAAAGCAGGCGGATGCCATTTGTCGGCGCGAATTTCCCGAGCAGCAGCGCCTGCCGCGCACACGGGAACTGCGCTCTATGGTTCATGCGATGAACCGCATGGTGGAAAAAATCAAAGACATGTTCCAGGAGCAGTTGGAGCTAACGGAATCTTTGCATCGATCTTCCCATGTGGATTTTATTACCGGGCTTTCTAACCGGCTAGATTTTGATGCACGCCTAGAGTCTTTCATTAAATCAGAGTTGGGTGGGGGTGAGGGCGCGCTGTTGCTTTGGCAGCTATCCGGCATGCAAAAATACAACCAAACCCATGGGCGAGAAGCGGGCGATTTACTGTTGCGGCAGATTGCCGATGTGTTCAAGCCATTGTCGACGGCCTGGCCGGGTGCCATTGTGTCGCGTCGGGGAGGCACCGATTTCTGCATTTTCATTCCCGCAATTGATAGAGCGCAAACAGTTACCCTGTGTGAAGAATTGGTGGCCAAGGTGCAGCTTATTAGTTGGCCAGAGGGCAGCTTGCCGCTGCATCTCGGCGTGGTGCACGATCAAGCGGTCACCCTCGATAGTCAGTTGCTGAGCCGAGCGGATGCGGCGCTGCGCGTGGCTCAGCACCAAGCTGAAAAGGGTTGGCACTTACAGCTTACGGAAACCGTCGGCGCTAGGCCCGCTGGCGAATGGCGGCAATTACTGGAGCGCAGTTTGAGCGAGGGCCAGTTGGCGCTGCACTATCAGCCTGTTTTTGATCTGCATAATCAGTTGCTGCACGCAGAAGTGTTGGTGCGCCTGAAAGTAGATGGCCAATTGCAGCCAGCAGGTAGTTTCTTACCGATGGTGGAGCGCTTCGCCTTGGTAGATACCCTGGATCGGCGCGTATTGGAAATGCTGGCGCAAACCTTTCACCAGACGCAGGCGAATTACTGTGTGAATCTTTCGCCCAGAACTATCGCCTTGCCGCAGTTTCGTCACTGGTTAAAGGATTTCCTAAGCCTTAACGCCGAGCTCGCCAGTCGCCTATTCATTGAAGTTAGCGAGAATGTGGTGCTGCACTCGATGGATGCGCTGAGGGATCTCGTCGCTATCAGCAATAGCGCTGGCGCTAAGGTGTCATTGGATCATTTTGGCGTTACAGGTAAAGCCTTTAACTATCTGCAAAGCCTGCCGCTACACAGTTTAAAAATTGATCGCAGTTTCATCACTCATTTACATAATCGCCAGGATAATCAGTTCTTCGTCAAATCATTGGCTCAGATAGCACACAGTTGCGATATGATGTTACTGGCCGAGGGCGTGGAAACGGAGCAGGAGTGGCTGCAAGTAAAGGCGCTCGGACTGGATGGCGCACAGGGCTATTATTTAGGCCGGCCAGCGGCTGAATTGCCCTAG